One window from the genome of Clupea harengus chromosome 19, Ch_v2.0.2, whole genome shotgun sequence encodes:
- the LOC105909021 gene encoding coiled-coil domain-containing protein 127-like — protein sequence MFMVKPSNDAGCILLFDYRVDDQDRSTRPDQGPGGDNIKWIFAFPVLILAAYVASEWHRKEILQLELQLEKERGRAQGLEQALAFHRQQYLYEKQHTVLGLVEEKLMERQSIFCSMLGSTEKRLEIENDLLLIAREPALAWSGMESSFRNIFEKDKTCAGWWSRDKSQNGGLMWFYLEYWKMQLKKTDG from the exons ATGTTTATGGTTAAACCTTCAAATGACGCAGGTTGTATTCTCTTGTTTGACTACAGGGTAGATGACCAAGACCGGAGCACAAGGCCCGACCAGGGGCCAGGTGGGGATAACATCAAGTGGATATTTGCCTTCCCGGTGCTCATACTGGCCGCCTACGTTGCTTCTG AATGGCATCGCAAGGAGATACTACAGCTGGAACTACAGCTAGAGAAGGAGCGTGGGCGTGCCCAAGGATTAGAGCAGGCCTTGGCCTTCCATAGACAGCAGTATCTGTACGAGAAGCAGCACACTGTCCTAGGGCTAGTGGAGGAAAAGCTGATGGAGAGGCAGAGCATCTTCTGCAGCATGCTGGGGTCCACGGAGAAGAGGCTGGAGATTGAGAATGACCTGCTGCTAATAGCTCGTGAGCCGGCCCTTGCCTGGTCGGGCATGGAATCCAGTTTCAGGAACATCTTTGAAAAAGACAAGACGTGTGCAGGGTGGTGGAGCAGAGATAAGAGCCAGAACGGAGGTCTGATGTGGTTCTATCTGGAATACTGGAAGATGCAGTTGAAAAAAACAGATGGCTGA